The genomic segment AGCAGCCGCCACTGCCCGTCGACGTACCGGGGACCGATGTCCACGTGGCCCGTCCGGAGCACCGCCCGGCCGGTGGCGACGGGCTGGCCGGGGGCGATCGACTGGTCCAGGTCCGGGTCCGGGTCCTGAGCGAGGGCCGACCCGCCCGATGTCATCACCAGCGCCCCGATCGTCCCGGCGACCAGGGCAGCCCACCACTGCCGGCCTGTCGTCATCTGGTTTTCTCCCGCTTCGGTCCGGTCAGGCAGGTGCGGAGCGACTCCGCGTTGAACCGCATCATCTCGACATAGCTGGTCACGTCATCGTCGAAGGCGTCTCCGTAGATGGCGCAGATTTGCAGGCCCTCTTCCCTGGCCACCTCGGTGAGCGTCGAGGACCGTGCCGCCAGGTTGGGCTCCAGGAACACCGCCGGGATGTCGAGGTTGCGGACGGTCTCGGTGAGCCGGCGGCGGTCGGCCAGGCTCGGTTCCGTGGCCGGATTCGGTGTGACGAAGCCGGAGATCTGCACGCCGTACGCGGCCCCGAGGTAGCCGAAGGCGTCGTGTGTGGTGACCAGATGACGCCGGGACTGGGGGATCCGCGCGATCGTCTCGCGGACGAAGCCGTCAAGGCGCTCCAGCTCCGCGATGTAGCCGGTCGCGTTGGAACGGTACGCGGCGGCCCCCGCCGGGTCGATCTCGATCAGCGTGTCGCGGATCAGCTCCACATAGGAGATGGCGTTACGGACGTTCTGCCACAGGTGCGGGTCGATCTCACCGTGCACGTGCTTGCCCAGCACCGCCTGTGGCAGCTGGTACACCTGGGTGCCGGACCGGCCGAGGAACCGGAACCTGCGGTCACCGGGCACCTCGAGCAGCGCCTTGTTCGGCACCTCGATGACGGTGCGCGCCGGATCGTGCACCTCCTGGTTCGTCTCACCGCCGCCGTGCGGGTCGGCGAACAGGTAGAGCTGCCCGGCGTCCATGTCGACGGTGAGGTCGGCGTGCCCGGAGTTGAGCACGGTGGCGCCGGACATGCCGGGCACCGAATGCGGGTCGACGCCGACCGCGAAGGTGAAGGTCTGCTCGCCCATCGGCACGGGCCGGTCCTGCGGGGTGACCGCGAGCTGCGCCCGCATCGTCAGCCGGTAGCTTCCCGGTTCGGTGAACGCCCAGCTCATGTGGGTGTGCGCGTCCGGAGGCAGCAGCGCGGTGTCGTCCCGGTAGCCGTCGGCCGGGTCGAAGCCGTCGGCCGAGTTGACGTAGAAGGACGGATTCCCGAACGCCTCGGTCAGGTACGCGACCATCGTCCCGGGTCCGGCGACCGCGGTGGCACTGAGCAGCACGTCGGACGCCCGGGTGGCACCGTGTGCCGCGCCGGTGCCGCGTACCCGCATGCCTAGCCAGATGGTGTCCAGCGAGACGTTCTCCACCAGCGGAATGATCTCGGCGGCGTACTTCACCGCCCCTTCGGCGAGCGAGATGTTCGGCACCCCGTCGCGCAGGTTGGCGTCCAGTGCCTTGATGACGGCGTGCTCCTCCAGCAGCAGGTAGTTGCTGAACGCCACGTCGGCGTAGACCACGTCACGCACATCCCGCAGCGACGGCTCGTAGCTGTGCGGGTCGGCCCCATCGGGAACCAGCGAGCTGACGTTGACCCGGTCACCGCCCACCTGCCGTACCAGGTCCTGGAGTATCCCGGTGGTGGTGATCACCTGGACCCGCCCGTCGTGCGCGGTCAACGCGGGTTGCGCGTAGCAGCCCGTCATCAGAAGCGCGACCAGTGACGGCAGCACGACCAGCACCCGTTGCGGTCGTGGCCGCCGATGGGGCCGGGTCGGGCCGGCGACCGGGGCCGCGTCCCGACGATGGCATGCGGTGGGCATACCCGGACCCCTCCCCTGTCTCCTACCGCTCTTGTCTGACGGGCGGGACGATATCATGCAAATGAAAACGGTTGTCAAGTAGTCGTCCGTCACATCGGTCGACTGACGATCTGGGTGGAATCCGGCGTACCCGGCCCGAAACCGCGGCCGGCGTGACCACGCCTCGGGGGCGGCGGGTCACACCGGCCGCGGCGCTCAGGGCAGGACCTCGAAGGTGAAGGTCTGCGGACCCGAGGTGATGGTGGCCCCGGTACTGGCCAGCCTGGCGGTCACCGTGAAGGTGACCGCGTAGCTGCCGGCCGCGTCGAAGCCCCAGTTCGGATGGGCGTGGGCGTTCCGGTTGACGTTGAGGCTGTCCGGCAGCCCGTTCCCGCTGTCGAAGAGCACCGTCGGAGTCCCGCCGGAAACGGTGTAGACGCTGAATCCGCCGGGACCGCTGACGCTCGTCAGGTTGAACGTCACCCGGTTGTTCTGCAGTTGCCCGCTGGGCACCTCGGTGGTGTTCCAGCCGGCCCAGAGCAGACCGGCGGTGTTGCTCTGCGGCAACACCCAGGCCTGCCCGCCCGTACCCAGGAAGGACCAGGCGGCACCCGCCGGGACGGTCACCTTCGCGGCCGCCGGCACCTGGAAGGTGACGTCGGCCGGCGGCAGTTCGGTCCCGGCGGCGTCCAACACGCTGACGGTGAGCACGCCACCGGCGTAGTCGACGTCGAGCACGTCAACGTGTCCGCTGGTGAGCACCACCGGAGCCGCCTGGGCGGGGCCGACCGTGCCGGCCACCAGCAGCGCGGCCACCATCGTGGCACCGGCCAGGTGACGGAGCCGGAATCGGGTGCCGATACCGGTCATGGCAGGACCACGAAGCGCAGGTGTGCCGGCTCGGACGAGACGGTGGCACCGGTGTCGGCCAGTGTCCCGGTGGCCTTCACCGTGACCTGGTAGACGCCGGCCCGGTCGAACGCCCAGTTGAGGTGCAGGTGGTTACCGGCGGCCAGGGCGATGGTGTCCGGCAGGCCGTCGCCGCTGTCGGCCAGCACGTTGGGCAGGCCTACCGCGTTCTCGGTGTAGAGGGCCACCTGGCCGGAGCCGATGACCTTCTGCACCCGCAGGTTGACCGTGTCGTCCTGGAAGACGCCGTCGGCGATCTCCTCGGTGGCGATGCCGGCCCAAAGCAGGTCCGGGTTCTCGATCTCGGGCAGGATCCAGACCGGTGCCCCGGGAGCGCCGAGGAAACCGAACGCGGGATCGCCCGGCACGGTCGTCTTCGCCTGCCGCTTGACCACGAAGATCACGTCGTCGTGGTCACGGTGGACACCGGGCTCGACGGTGTCGTCGTGGACGCCGAGCTCGAGTTCGCCGTCCTCGAATTCCACCTCGACCGCGTCGACGTGGCCAACACTGAGCAGGACCGGCGGGGTGTAGGTGCCGGTCGCCTGGGCCGGCACCGCCGACACGATCAGCGCCGCCGCGGTGGCACCCGCGGCCAGCATGAGACGGGTGGTGATACGCACGAAAGGTTCTCCTCCCAACGGTCCGGGTTGGACCGACTAACGAAAACGATAGTCGTTTTCATCTCTATCCGGAAGGGGCTCTGTCCACGTCTGTCGCCGCCGGGAGATAAGCAGCAGCAACAGACCAGTGCTGACCAGCAGCAGACCACCGCCGACCACTGGGATCACCCAGGACGTACCGGTCCGGGGAAGTGGGCCACCGTTCCTGTCCCCGCCGTTGCCGTTGCCGGATCCGGGGCCGAAGCCGGCGTTCGGGTCGGTGCCGCCGCCGACCGCCACCGCGAGGGTGCGGGTGTCGGTGACCTTCTTGCCGGCCTTGGTGGTGCCGGTCATCTCGACCGCCAACCGGTAGATGCCCGCCCTGGTGAAGGCCCAGTTGCCATGGGCGTGGGTGTTCGGCGGAATGCTCAGCTGCTGGGGCAGCTTCTCCGCCGAATCGAACAGCACCTCGGGCTTACCGAACGAGCCGGTCAGGAAGAGTTTGAACTGGCCCGGCCCGCTGACTCCCTTGAGGGTCCAGGTGACCGCGCCGCTCGTGCCGTTGATCACCGACTCGTGCTGCGTGTTCCACCCGGGCCAGACGATTCCCGACTGCTGCGCCTGCGGCAACAGCCAGACGGTCTCCCCCTGATCGCCCAGGAACGCGTAGTCCGGGCCGGCCGGCACCGAAATCTTCGCCTGGTCCACCACGTGCAGCACCGTGTCGGCCAGCTCGCGCCAGACCGCCGGACTCACCGTGTCGTCCTTGATCCGGATCGTCCAGCTGTCACCCGACATCACCGGGCCCATGTCCACGTGGCCGTCGGCGATCACCTTCCGGGAACCGGACTGTGCCGTCTTCGCCAGCGGTGCCGCCTCCGGCGGCGGAGCGGCCTCGGGGGCGGGTGCGGCCTCGGGCGCCACGAGCACCTGACTCCGGGCGGCCGCATTGTCCGATCTCTGTGTTGGGGGCTCGGCGGGCACCGCCGGTGCCTGCGGCGGCACCGCGCTCGACGGCGTGATCTCCGGTACCCGCACCTGATACGTTGCCTCGGCAGCCGCCACCCGGCCCAAGCCGAGGGTGGCGGACGCCGCGAACGTCAGCCGGTACTCGCCGGCGGCGGTGAAGACCCAGACCACCTCGGTCCGACCACCGGCCGGCATCCGTACGCTGTCCGGCAGTCCGGCGGCTGAGCCGATCAACGGCTTCGGAACGCCCAGGCCGGACAGGGTGTAGGCGGCAAAGGAGCCCGGCCCTGTCGTCTCACGCAGCGTCAAGGTGACCGCGTCGTCAACCACGGCACCGCGCGGGACGCCGGTCGCGTCCAACGCCGGGAATGCCCGGTCGCCGCTGGTGAGCGACCAGACCGGCTGGCCAGGTGAGCCGAGGAAGCTGAACTCGGGGGTCGCCGGTACCCGCCCGGCCAGCCCGCCCTCGGGTCCGAGCAGCACGTCAGCCGGCTCATGGCCCGCCTCGCCCCGGGCCGCCTGCCCGGCGTCGCGGATCCGCAGCGACAGCGCACCGTCCGCGATCACCGAGACCGCCATCAGGTCCGCGCCGGCGGCCCGCAGCGCCGCCGGCTCGGCCTGAGCGGGCGCGGCGCCTGTCACCACGGCGAGGACCGCCAGCGCGACCCCGGCCGCGACGGTCCGCCGGACGTTGGTCCTCGGTTTCCTCATCGTTCCCCCAAGCCGACCCGACGGCTGGTCGCCGTCGGTCGGGTCATCTCGACACAGGTAATGGCGTACTTCCCGGGACTTCGGCGCCGACCGGCCGGCGATCTCACCGCGGGACCTTTCCGTTCGGGGTCGCCGGCTCCGGATCACCGTCAGCCGGCTCCTCGCCTGGATCGACCTTGCCCGCGCTGGCGGCGGCCTCCGCGCGTCCCTCGGCCCGGGCGGCGATCACTGCCCGCGCCAGGTCCCGGGCCGCCCGGCGACGCCGCCGCCGGCGCATCAACAGGTACGACCAGACGGCAGCGGCGAGCACTACCAGCAGCGCCAGCTGGAGCCACGGCACCGCCCAGACGCCCGCCTCCGCGGTTACCGGCACCGGCGCCGGATCGAGCACCTGGTCACCGACGGCGGCCGGCCGCACCTGCGCCGTCACGGCCAGGCGGAACAACGGCGGTACGCCCCGGACTCGTACGGTGACCGCGAGTTCGTTGCCGGGCAGGATCTCCGGCAGGGCATCGGTCCGCTCCGTCCGGCGGGCCAGCCCGACCGGACCGGCGACCCGCAGGGACGGCTCCCCGGTGAGCCGGACGTTGCCGGTGTTGCGAACGGTGAAGGTGGCCGTCACCCTCCCGCCAGTGAACGGGTTGGCCGCCGAGTCGTGGCGTACCCGAAGGTCTGTGATGGTGAACTCGGGCCGCAACTCGCCGGTGACCCGCAGGTAGATCCGGGCCCCGACCCGGTGGTCGACCGCGACCTGGTTGCCCTGCGCGTCGGCGCCGGCGGCGGCGAGCGCGGCGACGATGCCGCCCGCGTGATCGCCCGGTGTGGCGTTCTCGGGCACCACGATCCGGAACGGGATGTCCAGCCGGGAGGTGGACGGGACGGTGACGGTCCGGGTGGCGAACTGGACCCAGGAGCCGACGTCGGTGGGCGCCCGGTCGCCAGCGAGCAGGTCGAACCCGCCCTGCGCGGTGGTGAAGGCGTCGCTGGCGTAGACCGCCAGGGTGAGCGGCTGGCTGGAGTGGTTGGTGACCGCGACGTAGTCGGTGAGCGTGGCACCGGGGTCGAGCTTGTAGTCGAACGCGGACCGCCCGGTCGGTCCCTTCGGACTCGACGGCGCCACGCCCCAGGTGACGGCGCCCGGCTGTTGGGCCGCCGCCGCGTGCGCCGGTGACGGGCCGAGCAGGGCCGCCGGTACGCCGGGGACGGCCAGGAGCATGGCGACGAGGGCGGTCGCGGCGCGCGGACGGGCGGCGTCGACCAGGCGGGTGGATTCGGACAGGCGCATGACGACTGGGGGTCCGTTCGGTTGGATCGGTGGTGCGGAGGGCAGTGTGGACGGACCGCCGGTCGGCGGCCCGTCCACAGCCGGTTGGTCGCCGTCAGATGGCGGTCAGGGTGAGCGTCGCGGTGTAGGTGCCCGCGGCGGTCTCGGTGGGCAGGCTGAGCGCCAGTCCGGCGGAAAGCTGGGCGGTCCCCCGCCCGGCTCCGTTCGGTGCCGACGCCAGCAGGTTGCTGGTCGCCAGCCCGGTGCCCGGGGTGCCGACCAAGTACGGTGCCACCGGCGGCCCGGCGACCGCGCCCTGCCCGGTCCCCTGGCTGGTGACCTGCGGGGTCCAGCCGAGGAAGCTGCTGCTGAAGCTCTGCCCCCCGGAGCTGGTGAAGTCGCCGGGGATCTGGCCCGACACACTCCAACCCGGCTGTCCGGCGCGGGTGTCGGTGACCGTCACCGGGCGCAGCTCACCGTTGCTCTCCCACCGGTCGCCGCCGGTCGAGAGCTGGGCCGGCGGCAGCACCACGGAGCGGTCGTCCGGGTTGACGCTGACCACCAGCGCGCCCTGGCTCTCGTCGATGGTGGCGGTGATCGTCTGGGACGGCCCGACCGGATCCGGCGGGAAGGCCACCCAGAGCGAGACCGGCTCGCTCGCCGCGACGACGTTGTGGTCGTCGTCGTAGAGCTTGGCGACGTACTCGCAGGCGTTCAGCTCCCGGGTCGCGGTGAAGCTGTAGCTCGCACCCGCCTCCCCGGGTACGACGGCGAAGTCGTCCGCCCCCTGGCACCTGCTGAACCAGTGGTAGTGGTCCAGCTCGGTCTGCGGCGACTGCACCGCGTTCAGGGTCACCGTGTCGCCGGGCTGGTACTCGTCGGCCATCCCGGAGATCGACAGGCTGACGTCCGGTCCGGTCGCCGGCAGTTCGCCGACCACGAACGTGTAGTCGACCGGGCCGGTGGTCAACGCCGTACCGTTGGTGAGCGTGGCGTCGGCCTGGAACTTCAGC from the Solwaraspora sp. WMMD1047 genome contains:
- a CDS encoding choice-of-anchor M domain-containing protein → MGTRFRLRHLAGATMVAALLVAGTVGPAQAAPVVLTSGHVDVLDVDYAGGVLTVSVLDAAGTELPPADVTFQVPAAAKVTVPAGAAWSFLGTGGQAWVLPQSNTAGLLWAGWNTTEVPSGQLQNNRVTFNLTSVSGPGGFSVYTVSGGTPTVLFDSGNGLPDSLNVNRNAHAHPNWGFDAAGSYAVTFTVTARLASTGATITSGPQTFTFEVLP
- a CDS encoding DUF916 domain-containing protein: MLLAVPGVPAALLGPSPAHAAAAQQPGAVTWGVAPSSPKGPTGRSAFDYKLDPGATLTDYVAVTNHSSQPLTLAVYASDAFTTAQGGFDLLAGDRAPTDVGSWVQFATRTVTVPSTSRLDIPFRIVVPENATPGDHAGGIVAALAAAGADAQGNQVAVDHRVGARIYLRVTGELRPEFTITDLRVRHDSAANPFTGGRVTATFTVRNTGNVRLTGEPSLRVAGPVGLARRTERTDALPEILPGNELAVTVRVRGVPPLFRLAVTAQVRPAAVGDQVLDPAPVPVTAEAGVWAVPWLQLALLVVLAAAVWSYLLMRRRRRRRAARDLARAVIAARAEGRAEAAASAGKVDPGEEPADGDPEPATPNGKVPR
- a CDS encoding anchored repeat ABC transporter, substrate-binding protein; the encoded protein is MTGCYAQPALTAHDGRVQVITTTGILQDLVRQVGGDRVNVSSLVPDGADPHSYEPSLRDVRDVVYADVAFSNYLLLEEHAVIKALDANLRDGVPNISLAEGAVKYAAEIIPLVENVSLDTIWLGMRVRGTGAAHGATRASDVLLSATAVAGPGTMVAYLTEAFGNPSFYVNSADGFDPADGYRDDTALLPPDAHTHMSWAFTEPGSYRLTMRAQLAVTPQDRPVPMGEQTFTFAVGVDPHSVPGMSGATVLNSGHADLTVDMDAGQLYLFADPHGGGETNQEVHDPARTVIEVPNKALLEVPGDRRFRFLGRSGTQVYQLPQAVLGKHVHGEIDPHLWQNVRNAISYVELIRDTLIEIDPAGAAAYRSNATGYIAELERLDGFVRETIARIPQSRRHLVTTHDAFGYLGAAYGVQISGFVTPNPATEPSLADRRRLTETVRNLDIPAVFLEPNLAARSSTLTEVAREEGLQICAIYGDAFDDDVTSYVEMMRFNAESLRTCLTGPKREKTR
- a CDS encoding choice-of-anchor M domain-containing protein, whose amino-acid sequence is MNNRTRARTFGSALAGAVLLAGVVLAPPAASAQDRVVLTKGHTDAVDVHYADGELSLKVHDDTVSPAVIRDPADVTFQVLPQAAIEVPADPRYSFLGAVGATVWVLPQTQDPDLLWPGWNTTTLNSGVFTGDKVKLSLVGVDGPGNVTLFGVNAFGDPLIRFRSDDGLPDAIDVPVHTHAHASWAFSAEGSYTLKFQADATLTNGTALTTGPVDYTFVVGELPATGPDVSLSISGMADEYQPGDTVTLNAVQSPQTELDHYHWFSRCQGADDFAVVPGEAGASYSFTATRELNACEYVAKLYDDDHNVVAASEPVSLWVAFPPDPVGPSQTITATIDESQGALVVSVNPDDRSVVLPPAQLSTGGDRWESNGELRPVTVTDTRAGQPGWSVSGQIPGDFTSSGGQSFSSSFLGWTPQVTSQGTGQGAVAGPPVAPYLVGTPGTGLATSNLLASAPNGAGRGTAQLSAGLALSLPTETAAGTYTATLTLTAI
- a CDS encoding choice-of-anchor M domain-containing protein encodes the protein MRITTRLMLAAGATAAALIVSAVPAQATGTYTPPVLLSVGHVDAVEVEFEDGELELGVHDDTVEPGVHRDHDDVIFVVKRQAKTTVPGDPAFGFLGAPGAPVWILPEIENPDLLWAGIATEEIADGVFQDDTVNLRVQKVIGSGQVALYTENAVGLPNVLADSGDGLPDTIALAAGNHLHLNWAFDRAGVYQVTVKATGTLADTGATVSSEPAHLRFVVLP
- a CDS encoding TIGR03773 family transporter-associated surface protein gives rise to the protein MRKPRTNVRRTVAAGVALAVLAVVTGAAPAQAEPAALRAAGADLMAVSVIADGALSLRIRDAGQAARGEAGHEPADVLLGPEGGLAGRVPATPEFSFLGSPGQPVWSLTSGDRAFPALDATGVPRGAVVDDAVTLTLRETTGPGSFAAYTLSGLGVPKPLIGSAAGLPDSVRMPAGGRTEVVWVFTAAGEYRLTFAASATLGLGRVAAAEATYQVRVPEITPSSAVPPQAPAVPAEPPTQRSDNAAARSQVLVAPEAAPAPEAAPPPEAAPLAKTAQSGSRKVIADGHVDMGPVMSGDSWTIRIKDDTVSPAVWRELADTVLHVVDQAKISVPAGPDYAFLGDQGETVWLLPQAQQSGIVWPGWNTQHESVINGTSGAVTWTLKGVSGPGQFKLFLTGSFGKPEVLFDSAEKLPQQLSIPPNTHAHGNWAFTRAGIYRLAVEMTGTTKAGKKVTDTRTLAVAVGGGTDPNAGFGPGSGNGNGGDRNGGPLPRTGTSWVIPVVGGGLLLVSTGLLLLLISRRRQTWTEPLPDRDENDYRFR